Proteins encoded together in one Etheostoma cragini isolate CJK2018 chromosome 11, CSU_Ecrag_1.0, whole genome shotgun sequence window:
- the nifk gene encoding MKI67 FHA domain-interacting nucleolar phosphoprotein: MTESKAEAASKPAKELLALNPKQESEFKKKVQEAKKNTSSKGGRLTPGVVYVGHLPRGLFEPQLKTYFEQFGKVLRLRLSRSKKTGGSKGYAFIEFDCDEVARIVAETMNNYLMGERLIKCNVIPPEKVHEMLFVGSQREFKKPSHPAVSCYNKTHTEEQVTKMKDKLLRKEAKLRKRLAAHGIDYDFPGFAAQVHQKKRSSDSMDASTCSNDATPLCTPSVLERRKSTVIGDDDADDEIIIKMPPADKDEECSASSEEDDGDVGEDEADDSESEEATAKDAEAE; this comes from the exons ATGACAGAAAGCAAAGCAGAAGCGGCCTCGAAGCCGGCCAAGGAGCTGCTGGCTCTGAACCCCAAACAAGAGTCCGAGTTCAAGAAGAAGGTGCAGGAAGCGAAGAAGAATACATCCAGCAAG GGGGGCCGTTTGACCCCTGGAGTGGTTTATGTGGGTCACCTTCCCCGGGGGCTGTTTGAACCTCAGCTCAAAACTTACTTTGAACAGTTTGGGAAAGTCCTGAGGCTGCGGCTGTCCAGGAGTAAAAAG ACAGGTGGAAGCAAAGGCTATGCATTCATAGAGTTTGATTGTGATGAAGTAGCCAGAATCGTTGCTGAGACAATGAACAATTACCTCATGGGAGAGAGACTCATCAAAT GTAACGTGATTCCACCAGAGAAGGTGCATGAGATGCTGTTTGTCGGCTCCCAAAGGGAATTTAAAAAGCCCTCGCATCCCGCTGTCTCATGCTACAACAAGACCCACACAGAAGAGCAGGTGACCAAGATGAAAGACAAACTCCTGCGGAAAGAAGCAAAGCTCCGTAAGAGGCTTGCAGCTCACGGCATTGACTATGACTTCCCTGGATTT gCTGCCCAGGTGCATCAGAAGAAAAGGTCCTCTGATTCCATGGATGCGTCTACATGTAGTAAT GACGCCACGCCCCTCTGCACCCCCTCTGTCCTAGAGAGGAGGAAGTCCACGGTCATCGGCGACGATGATGCCGATGATGAAATAATCATTAAGATGCCTCCTGCAGATAAAGATGAAGAGTGCTCCGCCTCCTCGGAGGAGGACGATGGTGACGTTGGGGAAGATGAGGCTGATGACTCGGAGAGCGAGGAAGCCACTGCAAAGGATGCCGAGGCAGAGTGA
- the LOC117952945 gene encoding high affinity cGMP-specific 3',5'-cyclic phosphodiesterase 9A, giving the protein MATKIIFFTVNGRPERAEFPLDCPAQDVKDLFRAAAEAGPHDILKLYNPRGNIVNISLSLEPNSPNSCYKLEVVAADCNSAEIAGALGFDLFSMEKRLQGLEKKILMEASETPAVVYEMKKQVDSFREKLESVEHLSWLGLFKDLSDGTHKPSPFYHKRTLHKTRKECEHVREKFLQMSSLEMSEEVRQFLKTPTFDNWQWEDAEIMVLLQVMYTDLDFIAAFNIEPEVLQQFLFEVYRRYNNIPFHNFKHCFCVTQMMYGLIWLTDLKSKMDSIDLLIMLTSAVCHDLDHTGYNNAYQINARTELALRYNDISPLENHHCAVAFQILEKTESNIFRNVSMDQYKRIREGIIKCILATDMTRHNEILNKFKSILPAFDFNNRDHRDVLMRILIKVSDISNEARPMEVAEPWLDCLLQEFYNQSDVEKLEGLPVTPFMDRDKVTKPSSQTGFIRFVLLPLFIELANLFPCLEQHIIDPVRKALDYYTEMEKALEREKQNRAQSENAAKSKETTVGPQRPADSHTDAGSEESQADAQSTVGRTA; this is encoded by the exons ATGGCAACAAAAATCATCTTCTTCACCGTGAACGGGAGACCGGAGCGGGCCGAGTTCCCACTGGACTGCCCTGCGCAGGATGTCAAAG ATCTGTTCCGCGCTGCAGCCGAGGCAGGACCCCATGACATCCTGAAGCTGTACAACCCCAGAGGCAACATCGTCAACATCTCCCTGAGTCTGGAGCCCAACAGCCCAAACTCCTGCTACAAGCTGGAGGTTGTGGCCGCCGACTGCAACA GTGCGGAAATTGCTGGTGCGCTAGGATTTGACCTCTTCTCCATGGAGAAAAG GCTGCAGGGCCTGGAGAAGAAAATCCTGATGGAGGCCAGTGAGACTCCTGCAGTGGTGTATGAGATGAAGAAACAGGTGGATTCATTCCGGGAGAAACTAGAG AGTGTGGAGCATCTGAGTTGGCTGGGGTTGTTCAAAGACCTGTCAGATGGAACACACAAACCCTCCCCGTTCTACCACAAGAGAACCCTGCATAAAACCAGGAAGGAGTGTGAGCACGTACGGGAAAAGTTTCTACAAATGAG CTCCCTGGAAATGTCGGAGGAAGTGAGGCAGTTCTTAAAGACGCCAACCTTTGATAACTG gcagtGGGAGGACGCAGAGATCATGGTGCTCTTGCAGGTCATGTACACAGATTTAGATTTCATAGCAGCATTCAACATTGAGCCTGAAGTACTGCAACAGTTCCTGTTTGAGGTCTATCGAAGATACAACAACATCCCTTTCCACAACTTCAAGCACTGCTTCTGTGTTACCCAgatg ATGTATGGTTTGATCTGGCTGACTGACCTGAAGAGTAAGATGGACAGCATCGACCTGCTGATTATGCTCACCTCGGCGGTCTGCCACGACCTTGACCACACAGGGTACAACAATGCCTATCAG ATAAATGCTCGGACTGAACTTGCTCTCCGCTACAATGACATCTCTCCCCTGGAGAACCACCACTGTGCTGTAGCTTTTCAGATTCTGGAGAAG acaGAGAGCAACATCTTCAGAAATGTGTCCATGGATCAATACAAACGAATAAGGGAAGGGATCATCAA ATGTATTCTGGCAACTGACATGACAAGGCACAATGAGATTCTCAACAAGTTCAAGTCCATCCTGCCAGCTTTTGACTTCAACAACAGGGACCACAGAGATGTG CTGATGAGGATTCTGATTAAGGTGAGTGACATATCCAATGAGGCGCGGCCCATGGAGGTGGCTGAGCCCTGGTTGGACTGTCTTCTGCAGGAATTCTACAACCAG AGTGATGTGGAGAAGTTGGAGGGTCTCCCAGTCACCCCCTTCATGGATAGGGACAAAGTAACCAAGCCGTCATCCCAAACAGGCTTCATCAGATTTGTCCTTCTGCCTCTCTTCATCGAGCTGGCCAACCTTTTCCCCTGCCTGgag CAACACATCATTGACCCGGTACGGAAGGCTCTCGACTACTACACAGAGATGGAGAAAGCActggagagggagaaacagaacCGGGCTCAGAGTGAGAATGCAGCAAAGAGTAAGGAGACCACTGTGGGCCCACAGAGGCCAGCTGACAGCCACACAGATGCTGGGTCTGAAGAATCACAAGCAGACGCACAGTCCACTGTTGGAAGAACTGCCTGA